One Candidatus Uhrbacteria bacterium CG10_big_fil_rev_8_21_14_0_10_50_16 genomic region harbors:
- a CDS encoding beta-glucosidase — protein sequence MGLMSERTKDLHYEPRQFPEGFLWGTGTSSYQIEGGNKNADWWKWEQEGGHIADGTTSGSAVDHWNHYKEDFALAKDHLHNNAYRMSVEWSRLEPSEGTWDGEAFAHYRDLLSEAKNQGLQIMLTLHHFTNPQWLMDEGGWETHKVVKYYTRFVEKVCEELGEFVDLWCTINEPMVYVLQGYVFLEWPPQRRSYYKAAKVVWWQTRCHRAAYKLIHAWARARNRTTQVGIANNVSSMTIYRKHSFVDHVAAAAIDRGMNHVFYYVSGMRTHDFLGLNYYFHFRLKSAWDFLKRKGPVENSQSAQFESSDIGWELFPHGIFDVCMDMASYKKPIYITENGLATTNDDKRIRVIVGFLMQLYYAVQEGADVRGYFHWSLLDNFEWAKGFAPTFGLIEVDRTTMKRTPRTSAMVYGMIAEKNAIEHDFLRFLGHGTTDILNEWKKNHQRG from the coding sequence ATGGGACTCATGAGTGAGCGCACAAAGGATCTCCATTACGAACCCCGTCAATTCCCGGAGGGGTTTTTGTGGGGCACGGGAACGAGCTCGTATCAAATTGAAGGCGGAAATAAAAACGCCGACTGGTGGAAGTGGGAGCAAGAAGGCGGACACATTGCCGACGGTACAACGTCTGGGAGTGCGGTGGATCATTGGAATCACTACAAGGAAGATTTTGCGCTTGCAAAAGATCATCTGCACAACAACGCCTATCGGATGAGTGTGGAATGGTCACGTTTGGAGCCGAGCGAGGGAACATGGGACGGGGAGGCGTTTGCGCACTATCGTGATCTGCTTTCAGAGGCCAAAAACCAGGGTTTGCAAATTATGTTGACGTTGCATCACTTTACCAACCCGCAATGGTTGATGGACGAGGGAGGTTGGGAGACACATAAAGTGGTTAAATACTACACACGATTTGTAGAAAAGGTGTGTGAGGAGCTCGGGGAGTTTGTCGACCTATGGTGCACAATCAACGAGCCGATGGTCTATGTGCTGCAGGGGTATGTTTTTTTGGAGTGGCCTCCGCAACGACGGAGCTATTACAAGGCGGCCAAGGTGGTGTGGTGGCAGACACGGTGTCACAGAGCAGCGTACAAACTGATTCATGCGTGGGCGCGTGCACGCAATAGAACAACACAGGTCGGGATTGCCAACAATGTCTCCTCCATGACCATTTACCGCAAGCATAGTTTTGTGGATCATGTGGCAGCAGCGGCGATCGATCGCGGCATGAATCACGTGTTCTACTATGTCAGTGGCATGCGCACGCACGACTTTTTGGGGCTCAACTATTATTTTCACTTTAGACTCAAAAGTGCGTGGGATTTTTTAAAGCGTAAAGGGCCGGTGGAGAATTCACAAAGTGCGCAGTTTGAATCGTCTGACATTGGCTGGGAATTATTTCCCCATGGAATATTTGATGTCTGTATGGACATGGCGAGTTACAAAAAACCGATCTATATTACGGAGAATGGGTTAGCGACGACCAACGACGACAAGCGTATCCGGGTGATTGTGGGATTTTTGATGCAGCTGTACTACGCCGTACAGGAAGGTGCCGACGTGCGCGGGTACTTTCACTGGTCTTTGTTGGATAACTTTGAATGGGCAAAAGGATTTGCGCCTACGTTTGGACTTATCGAGGTTGATCGCACGACCATGAAGCGAACACCTCGCACGAGTGCCATGGTCTACGGTATGATTGCAGAAAAGAATGCCATTGAGCACGA